A stretch of Candidatus Hydrogenedens sp. DNA encodes these proteins:
- a CDS encoding glycosyltransferase family 39 protein, with protein sequence MKLRSVFKKEWFLLLIVIFIAIFLRLYRLSEQSLWHEEYVGLANIQIADLWTNIKLLFVNVPEYGISPGGLVLYYFWVKLFPQNPWVWRILPIFFGGLSIIIIYIFGRLLMGKNTGLLASLLMALSPFHIYIHQELKNYAFLLFLSLLSWLAFYNYIIRTKKSYWLILAFFTNLLLPWFHALYIFVPFIQFPLLLIYKLNKKQKFLWISLNSLSGLPFIFFILLVKPPAYNLSTLEIEKLSLPFIITTLFGNDSVGISNELLPSWKTNSLDIISNRFWQFLIHNWFVFDYILLLLIILSFLGLLFYLLKNRKKEQIEDKYNAIIFLLYLFFGPAIFFLLLRIITNQSIFLPLYFYYIYAFIYLIVSVFIFSLRNVKWRWVIGISLVLLFITQCLGVINFVCRPDYQKAVTYLDENVKIGDEVLDLQVGANVFETWKIYKKRNDYHLTPIFSLQAVVDHTINKFTDTAISDNNPAIWVFMETTFITWFFHVDPTYMLVENLSHKGIKVNIKHFPGAFNLYIVKLEKQQDYVLQSIQIPSFQPLDYEKLLLEFNLSTKDEKENLRKSEILKRYFAIWPPLYSYNSILVLGSMIKNGEIEVAENITKELYKKNPEFYHIKFLYGLCLFLNKKYSEADEEMKSLFEESIIFRKMYSDLWEEIRMRKENYQTIQYLERMEREGFHIINKPLFFTYSKIIHHELQ encoded by the coding sequence TTGAAACTCCGATCTGTTTTTAAAAAAGAGTGGTTTTTATTACTAATTGTCATTTTTATTGCAATATTTTTAAGATTATATCGTCTTTCAGAACAATCATTGTGGCACGAAGAATATGTAGGCTTAGCTAATATCCAGATTGCAGACTTATGGACTAATATTAAACTTCTATTTGTCAATGTGCCTGAGTATGGCATATCTCCTGGGGGACTTGTTTTATATTACTTTTGGGTTAAGTTATTTCCACAAAATCCTTGGGTTTGGAGGATTTTGCCTATATTCTTTGGTGGTTTATCTATTATCATCATCTATATTTTCGGGAGGTTATTGATGGGGAAAAATACAGGATTACTTGCTTCTTTATTGATGGCTCTTTCCCCATTCCATATTTATATACATCAGGAGTTAAAAAACTACGCCTTTTTATTGTTCTTATCGCTACTTTCCTGGTTGGCTTTTTATAATTACATTATAAGAACGAAAAAATCTTATTGGTTGATTTTGGCTTTCTTTACTAACTTACTACTTCCCTGGTTTCATGCATTATATATTTTTGTGCCGTTTATCCAATTTCCCCTTCTTTTAATTTATAAATTAAACAAAAAACAAAAATTTTTATGGATAAGTTTAAATTCTTTATCTGGTTTACCTTTTATTTTTTTTATACTTTTAGTGAAACCTCCTGCCTATAATTTATCTACTTTAGAAATAGAAAAATTATCCTTGCCCTTTATAATAACCACATTATTTGGAAACGATAGTGTTGGAATATCGAATGAATTACTTCCTTCATGGAAAACCAATTCCTTGGATATTATCAGTAATCGTTTTTGGCAATTTTTAATTCATAATTGGTTTGTTTTTGATTATATTTTATTACTCTTAATTATTCTTAGTTTTTTGGGGTTATTGTTTTATCTCTTAAAAAATAGGAAGAAAGAACAAATAGAGGATAAGTATAATGCAATAATTTTTTTGTTATATCTGTTTTTTGGCCCGGCAATTTTTTTCCTCCTCTTGAGAATTATTACAAATCAATCTATATTTTTACCTTTATACTTTTATTATATATATGCCTTCATTTATTTGATAGTATCCGTATTCATTTTTTCGTTAAGAAATGTAAAATGGAGATGGGTTATTGGCATATCCCTTGTTCTATTATTTATTACCCAATGTTTGGGAGTTATCAATTTTGTTTGTAGACCGGATTATCAAAAAGCAGTGACTTATTTAGACGAAAATGTAAAAATAGGAGATGAAGTATTAGATTTACAGGTTGGTGCTAATGTTTTTGAAACATGGAAAATATACAAAAAGAGGAATGACTATCATTTAACTCCTATTTTTTCATTACAGGCAGTCGTTGACCATACGATAAACAAATTTACAGACACTGCAATATCAGATAATAATCCAGCAATTTGGGTCTTTATGGAAACTACTTTTATAACCTGGTTTTTTCATGTAGACCCTACTTATATGTTAGTAGAGAATTTATCACATAAAGGAATAAAAGTTAATATAAAGCATTTTCCAGGAGCATTTAATTTATATATTGTAAAGTTAGAAAAACAGCAAGACTATGTTCTTCAATCAATTCAAATCCCTTCATTTCAACCGTTAGATTATGAAAAATTATTATTAGAGTTTAATTTGTCTACAAAAGATGAAAAAGAAAACCTGCGGAAATCAGAAATATTGAAGCGGTATTTTGCAATCTGGCCTCCACTTTACTCATATAATTCAATCTTGGTCTTGGGTTCTATGATAAAAAATGGGGAAATTGAAGTTGCTGAAAACATAACGAAAGAACTGTATAAGAAAAATCCTGAGTTTTATCATATAAAATTTTTATATGGGCTTTGTTTATTCCTGAACAAGAAATATTCAGAGGCTGATGAAGAAATGAAGAGCCTTTTTGAAGAAAGTATAATATTTAGAAAAATGTATAGTGATTTATGGGAAGAAATAAGAATGAGAAAGGAGAATTATCAAACGATACAATATTTAGAACGAATGGAACGAGAGGGTTTTCACATAATAAACAAACCTCTATTTTTTACATATTCAAAAATAATTCATCATGAGTTGCAATAA